In Hydractinia symbiolongicarpus strain clone_291-10 chromosome 15, HSymV2.1, whole genome shotgun sequence, one DNA window encodes the following:
- the LOC130629137 gene encoding kinesin-like protein KIF17 produces MAEAVKVIVRCRPLNDREKNLKCQNVIEMDGSIGQCRLRKPNDKSQPPKAFTFDGVFFIDSITENIYADICFPLVEGCVEGYNGTVFAYGQTGCGKSFTMQGIEDPPTQRGIIPRAFEHIFESIQVSDNAKFLVNASYLEIYNEDIRDLLVKDHKQKLEVKENPDRGVYVKDLSMVTCHNVRDMEKVMDRGSQMRSVGATLMNADSSRSHSIFTIYVETCETGADGEEHIRAGKLNLVDLAGSERQAKTGASGDRLKEATKINLSLSALGNVISALVDGKSKHIPYRDSKLTRLLQDSLGGNTKTLMVACISPADNNYDETLSTLRYANRAKNIKNKPKINEDPKDALLRQYQDEITMLKKLLTGQLNMSPEIIAQLGLSGASVTQGAVQNKPERPPPPVKSSSFIDQEMEKIKKEYEGKLKAMQQKYEDEQLNKQKLAEEVEKLQKDLSCTLQTKTSKIEGFKDEDAEAILADFQAKAAAADSTEVSEDTSSVPEKLSPGKTQKTPNATKDSKEETKTIEKIIQPDKAEKTVHSEKVNTSHQKSTLSQAETSKVVPPKSSPKRPESPKALTRSDSPSLLRGYAAKGLGMLKDKLATSYGSGPNMSVSISKHGKDFEKPDIRATPGESPSRKGFVAGAVSNVAAHIQEEAVKRLTTLQEQLVGNETQEDKIAKEELKRKHKQRKDHAVARQKKMVKEIQKWEGEGIMVKVYDNLQDEIKVKNSRITELETEVKASAIEITDLQGEFQAERVDYLDTIRRLEKQIALQDKILHKIQPTIRRDCNYYNLDRMKVLSEYDEESETWIVPELKIEKTSLPKTGPGKENLSSLRQSESMQENVDYHERANNDDFANHLHNTVNEEYSNNYFKPKRADKLLSSSSNSTYDHKTDKIDSSGSNLAKVYTPYEPMNLFSEPQRRPHKLEALPVIKKKKAKSRDV; encoded by the exons atggcAGAAGCTGTGAAAGTTATTGTTAGGTGCCGACCACTGAATGACCGTGAGAAAAATCTGAAGTGTCAGAATGTTATTGAAATGGATGGAAGTATTGGTCAGTGTAGGCTGCGAAAACCAAATGATAAAAGTCAGCCACCTAAAGCATTTACATTTGATGGTGTATTTTTTATTGACAGTATTACTGAAAATATTTATGCAGATATATGTTTCCCCCTTGTGGAAGGCTGTGTTGAAGGATACAACGGGACCGTATTTGCATATGGACAAACAGGTTGTGGTAAATCATTTACTATGCAAG gtaTTGAAGATCCACCTACTCAGCGTGGAATTATACCACGTGCTTTTGAGCACATTTTTGAAAGCATACAGGTTTCCGacaatgctaaatttttagtcaATGCTTCTTATTTGGAAATTTATAATGAAGACATTCGTGATTTGTTG GTAAAAGATCACAAGCAAAAGCTTGAAGTAAAAGAAAACCCAGATCGTGGTGTTTATGTAAAGGATCTCTCGATGGTGACCTGCCACAATGTACGTGACATGGAAAAAGTAATGGATCGAGGCTCTCAAATGAGGTCTGTGGGTGCTACTTTAATGAATGCTGACTCATCTCGTTCACACTCTATATTTACAATTTATGTTGAAACTTGTGAAACTGGAGCAGACGGGGAAGAGCATATACGAGCTGGAAAATTAAATCTTGTAGATTTGGCTGGAAGTGAACGACAAGCGAAAACGGGTGCTTCAG GTGATCGTTTGAAAGAAgccacaaaaattaatttgtcacTCTCTGCACTTGGTAATGTCATTTCTGCGTTGGTTGATGGTAAATCAAAACATATTCCTTACCGAGATTCAAAGTTGACTCGTCTTTTGCAG GATTCCCTTGGAGGCAACACCAAAACATTAATGGTTGCTTGTATCAGTCCTGCTGACAACAACTACGATGAGACGTTAAGCACTTTGCGTTATGCAAATCGTgccaaaaacatcaaaaacaagCCCAAAATTAACGAAGATCCCAAAGATGCCTTACTTCGACAATATCAAGATGAAATTACGATGCTAAAGAAATTGCTGACTGGGCAACTGAATATGAGTCCTGAAATTATTG caCAACTTGGTTTAAGTGGTGCATCAGTAACGCAAGGAGCTGTTCAGAATAAACCTGAGCGTCCTCCACCTCCCGTGAAGTCCTCATCCTTTATTGATCAAGAAATggagaaaattaaaaaggaataTGAAGGAAAGCTGAAAGCTATGCAACAGAAATATGAAGATGAACAgctcaacaaacaaaaattag CTGAGGAAGTTGAAAAGCTGCAAAAAGATTTAAGTTGCACACTACAAACCAAGACATCGAAAATAGAAGGCTTTAAAGATGAGGATGCAGAAGCAATACTTGCAGACTTTCAGGCTAAAGCTGCAGCAGCAGATTCGACTGAAGTTAGTGAAGACACGTCTTCTGTTCCTGAG AAATTATCACCAGGCAAAACACAGAAGACACCTAATGCCACTAAAGATAGTAAAGAGGAAACCAAAACGATTGAGAAAATTATTCAACCTGATAAGGCTGAGAAAACTGTCCATTCTGAAAAAGTTAACACCTCTCATCAGAAGAGTACTTTGTCTCAGGCTGAAACTTCAAAAGTAGTACCACCTAAAAGCTCACCCAAACGACCAGAGTCACCAAAAGCCTTAACTCGTTCTGATTCCCCATCGTTGCTTCGTGGATATGCTGCAAAAGGGTTAGGAATGTTAAAAGACAAACtg GCTACCTCTTATGGATCTGGTCCAAATATGTCTGTATCCATTTCCAAACATGGTAAAGATTTTGAAAAGCCAGACATACGTGCTACACCTGGGGAGAGCCCATCAAGAAAAGGTTTTGTGGCAGGTGCTGTCAGTAATGTTGCTGCACATATACAAGAAGAAGCGGTCAAAAGACTGACAACACTTCAA GAACAATTAGTTGGTAATGAGACACAGGAGGATAAAATAGCCAAAGAAGAACTAAAACGAAAACACAAACAACGAAAAGATCATGCTGTGGCAAGAcagaaaaaaatggtaaaagaaatacaaaaatggGAAGGAGAAG GAATCATGGTTAAGGTCTATGATAATTTACAAGATGAAATAAAGGTAAAAAATAGCAGAATTACTGAATTAGAAACAGAAGTTAAAGCATCAGCTATTGAGATCACTGATTTGCAAGGAGAGTTTCAAGCAGAAAGAGTGGATTATCTGGATACCATAAGAAGGCTTGAAAAACAAATCGCATTGCAAGATAAAATTTTACATAAGATTCAACCCACGATAAGACGCGACTGTAATTACTATAATTTGGACAGAATGAAAGTGTTGAGTGAATACGATGAAGAATCTGAAACTTGGATTGTGCCTGAactaaaaatcgaaaaaactAGCTTGCCCAAAACAGGACCAGGTAAAGAAAATCTCTCCTCCTTACGTCAAAGTGAATCCATGCAAGAGAATGTAGACTATCATGAACGCGCCAATAATGATGACTTTGCTAATCATCTTCACAATACCGTCAATGAAGAATATTCAAATAATTACTTCAAACCTAAGAGGGCTGATAAACTTCTGTCATCAAGTAGTAATTCAACATATGACCACAAGACTGACAAGATTGATAGTAGCGGAAGCAACCTTGCTAAAGTGTATACCCCGTATGAGCCAATGAATCTTTTTTCGGAACCACAAAGAAGGCCGCACAAATTAGAAGCTTTGCCagtaataaagaaaaagaaagcaaaaagtAGGGATGTGTAA
- the LOC130629141 gene encoding uncharacterized protein LOC130629141 → MIYFSHILVSSQQITCFSKHGKISVAVCEFYNYSKKKWNKNEHTPLHAIENYAVRTTHASKLLRRIMTCEARTPAFFFLTRPDGAYLHKGCPKRFYFVEYENGTIKSCATAHSENGVYYVNDRRGAKYMKRTVQSCDVYELTRMYRQSKNNPKFMQTIASLRKADSSKPSQYYLLTYSWMDNEEHDGNDFIVPRRELKKKALSKIENGDSSAKVYRDLVIEAKVPSEEPRDPKYIHNIKAQFSQQNKVDPPVNVNQTNERQNNKHVKSDVTRSLHILQFHRANVTRFNQILCQRKQYFSCGYNIRIM, encoded by the exons atgatatatttttcgcacattttagtttcgtcgcaacaaattacctgcttttcaaaacatggcaaaattagtgttgctgtatgcgagttctataattattcgaaaaaaaaatggaacaaaaatgAGCACACACCATTGCACGCCATTGAAAATTATGCCGTGCGAACAACGCATGCCTCAAAATTATTAAGAAGGATCATGACGTGCGAAGCTCGCACGCCAGCATTTTTCTTCCTGACGAGGCCTGATGGTGCTTACCTCCATAAGGGATGCCCTAAAAGATTTTATTTCGTGGAATATGAAAATGGTACTATCAAGTCATGTGCGACGGCTCATTCAGAAAATGGTGTTTATTATGTCAATGATAGGCGTGGCGCAAAATATATGAAACGTACTGTTCAATCATGTGATGTCTATGAACTAACCCGTATGTACAGGCAAAGTAAAAACAATCCAAAGTTCATGCAAACTATTGCGTCACTGAGAAAAGCTGATTCAAGCAAACCCTCGCAATATTATTTGTTGACATATAGTTGGATGGACAATGAAGAACATGACGGAAATGATTTCATTGTACCTCGTCgtgaattaaagaaaaaagctCTTAGTAAAATTGAGAATGGTGACAGTAGTGCTAAAGTTTATCGCGACTTGGTTATTGAAGCAAAA gtacCTAGCGAAGAACCACGAGATCCGAAATATATTCATAATATCAAAGCTCAATTTAGTCAACAAAATAAAGTTGATCCACCTGTTAATGTTAATCAAACAAATGAAAGACAAAACAACAAACATGTGAAATCTGATGTTACCAGATCATTACATATCCTTCAATTCCACCGAGCAAATGTTACAAGATTTAATCAGATTTTGTGTCAACGGAAACAGTATTTTAGTTGTGGATACAACATTCGAATTATGTGA